The Halomonas qaidamensis genome includes the window AGTCCATGCCTTGCATCGCCGTTTGCATGCATAACGTCAGAGCCGAGTTTTGAAGGACAGGGTTTTTATTGGCTGGCAAGGTTCGGTGATAAATGTATGACCGATAAAGACAAACACCGCCTTGTGCTCGACAAGGCGGTGTTTGTTAAATCGGTGCAAAAAAGAGCACCAGGGTTTCAATGTGTCTAATGTTTCAATATGTCTAATGTTTCAATATGACATAGAAGGCGTGGATGATGCCGGGTACAAAGCCAAACAGCGTCAGAATAATGTTCAGCCAGAAATGTCCTTTGAAACCGACCTCAAAAAACACCCCTAGTGGGGGCAGAATAACGGCAAAGATCATCTTGATCGGGTCAGTTGCGGTAAACGCCATGCAGCCTCCTTTGCTTACACAGTTTATGTATTAACAGAAACATGTTAGTGCTTATATATCAAGCATATAGATATCAACAGCATAGATATCAATCACGGTTTCAATACGGGTTGTTAGCACAGATTCTTTAATGTGGGATCTTTAACAACAGTGTCTTGCAACTGCTGGTTCTAGCGTAGTCACAATAATTAGATTTAGCGAATCAATACGATCTAGGTGCAACTTCACCTAGGTGCGACTCCATGGTTGCGCTATCGTTCATGTACTTAAGATATATTTACTTAATGTATAGAGCTAGAAAGCCCATCGACTTCAGTTTGGAAGGGACGCCATGAGTTATTATTTAACGCCGTCACTGCTACTTATGAGCGCTGTTTTAGCGCCACCTGTTTGGGCGCAATTACCCGCAGGGGAGGACGCAGTGCTGCCTACCGTAGAAGTAAGTGCCCCGCGTTTAGCCCGCGAGCTATATGCCACGCCTGCGGCAGTTTCTACTTTAGAGGGCGAAGAGATTGCCCAAGGTCAGCAGCGTGTGAGGTTGGATGAGGCGCTTAACCGCGTGCCAGGAGTGTTTTTGCAAAACCGCGATAATTTCGCTCAAGGGCAGCGAATTGCTATTCGCGGCTTTGGCGCGCGTGCGCCCTTTGGGGTGCGTGGGATAACCATCATGGTGGATGGTATTCCTTATACGCTTCCGGATGGACAGGCACAGTTGGATGCCATTGATTTAGATAGTGCCGAGCGCATTGAGGTGATCCGCGGGCCGTCTTCAGTGCTTTATGGCAACGCGGCTGGCGGAGTGATTGATGTGACTACTGCCGATGGGCGTGATAATCCTGGTACACGGCTGCGGATGGGTGCAGGTAGCGATGGCTATCAAAAAGTGGCGCTGCAAAATGGTGGTGTCCAGGGCGATTGGTCGCACCATATTAGTCTGACGGCGCTTAATGTTGATGGCTATCGCGAACAAAGCTCAACCGAGAAGTATTTGCTGAATGCCAAAATACGTCGAGAATTAGGCAGTGAGCGTGCGGTTACCGCGATTATTAATTTACTGGAGAACCCCCGTTCGGAAGATCCCGGTGCACTTAATGCCCGTGAAGTCGCCGCTGGGCGTGATCAAGCAGCGCCCAATTCAATCGCGCTGGATGCAGGACAAAGCGTTGATCAGCAGATGCTTGGCTTGCAGTACGAAGACTTAGCTGCAGGTGATGGCGAACTGTATCTTAAAAGCTTTATTGCTCAGCGTGACTTTGAACAGCAGCTCCCATTTGTGGGCAGTAGTCGTTTGGGTTATCAGCGTGACTATATGGGCGCAAGCGCTGAATACCATCAGGAGGTAGCGTTAGGGAGCCTGCCGCTTAGCTATATTGTAGGCGTTGATGTGGCTCGCCAAGAAGATGAACGTTTTCGTAATGATGTCGATGCCCAGGGGGTTGTTGGCGAGCAGTTAGCGGATGAAACTCAAACTGCGACGTCCGCTGGCGTGTTTGCCCAAGGAGATTTAGCGCTCTCGGAACAGGTCACGCTCTCATTGGGTGCGCGTTTTGATCAGGTGGCGCTAGATGTTGACGATACGTTTCTTGCTGACGGCGATCAAAGTGGAAAACGTACCTTTAACGAATGGAGTGGCTCGGCGGGATTAAGCTACCGTTACCGCCCGCAGCACCAAGCGTATATTGATACTAGTACCGCGTTCGAGACACCTACGTTTGCTGAGTTTGCTAACCCGTCTGGAGGTGGTTTTAATCCT containing:
- a CDS encoding TonB-dependent receptor family protein, which produces MSYYLTPSLLLMSAVLAPPVWAQLPAGEDAVLPTVEVSAPRLARELYATPAAVSTLEGEEIAQGQQRVRLDEALNRVPGVFLQNRDNFAQGQRIAIRGFGARAPFGVRGITIMVDGIPYTLPDGQAQLDAIDLDSAERIEVIRGPSSVLYGNAAGGVIDVTTADGRDNPGTRLRMGAGSDGYQKVALQNGGVQGDWSHHISLTALNVDGYREQSSTEKYLLNAKIRRELGSERAVTAIINLLENPRSEDPGALNAREVAAGRDQAAPNSIALDAGQSVDQQMLGLQYEDLAAGDGELYLKSFIAQRDFEQQLPFVGSSRLGYQRDYMGASAEYHQEVALGSLPLSYIVGVDVARQEDERFRNDVDAQGVVGEQLADETQTATSAGVFAQGDLALSEQVTLSLGARFDQVALDVDDTFLADGDQSGKRTFNEWSGSAGLSYRYRPQHQAYIDTSTAFETPTFAEFANPSGGGFNPAVEPQKAWNREIGLRGYIEPLAMDYDLALFSVRVRDELVPYDEGGRTFYQNAADTQRDGLELALGWQLADQWRLDSALTLARYEFDKFATPSERFDGNRIPGLPEQTWVNQLTWENLDQRFATLETEYIGDLVADNANATEVDSYWLLNLRVGDGWQLSEDTRLSAYLGLRNLLDKEHYANVRLNGTFGRFYEPAPGRSVYGGVELSF
- a CDS encoding YqaE/Pmp3 family membrane protein → MAFTATDPIKMIFAVILPPLGVFFEVGFKGHFWLNIILTLFGFVPGIIHAFYVILKH